The following are encoded together in the Bos indicus isolate NIAB-ARS_2022 breed Sahiwal x Tharparkar chromosome 29, NIAB-ARS_B.indTharparkar_mat_pri_1.0, whole genome shotgun sequence genome:
- the SNX15 gene encoding sorting nexin-15 isoform X1, with product MSRQAKDDFLRHYTVSDPRTHPKGYTEYKVTAQFISKRDPEDVKEVVVWKRYSDFRKLHGDLAYTHRNLFRRLEEFPAFPRGQVFGRFEASVIEERRKGAEDLLRFTVHIPALNNSPQLKEFFRGGEVTRPSEVSGDLHILPPPLIPTPPPDEPRVQPHETWLPQPLPAERRGLEELEVPADPPPSSPAQEALDLLFNCGSTEEASSSPARGPLTEAELALFDPFSKEEGAGPSPTHIGELAALEAGSGRPDQEPWEPGGQAEEDDEEGEPAPAYLSQATELITQALRDEKAGAYPAALQGYRDGVHILLQGVPGDPSPARREGVKKKAAEYLKRAEEILHLHLS from the exons ATGTCCCGGCAGGCGAAAGACGACTTTCTGCGACACTACACAGTCTCCGACCCCCGGACCCACCCCAAGGGCTACACTGAATACAAAGTGACGGCGCAG TTCATCTCAAAGAGGGACCCGGAGGATGTCAAAGAG GTGGTGGTCTGGAAGCGGTACAGTGACTTTCGAAAGCTGCACGGAGACCTGGCCTACACCCACCGCAACCTCTTCCGCCGCCTCGAGGAGTTCCCAGCCTTTCCCCGCGGCCAGGTGTTTG GCCGGTTTGAAGCCTCGGTGATTGAGGAGCGGCGAAAGGGGGCCGAGGACTTGCTTCGCTTCACTGTGCACATCCCCGCGCTCAACAACAGCCCCCAGCTCAAGGAGTTCTTCCGG GGTGGGGAGGTGACACGGCCCTCCGAGGTGTCCGGAGACCTGCACATCCTGCCCCCGCCTCTGATTCCCACACCACCGCCCGACGAGCCCCGGGTCCAGCCTCATGAGACTTGGTTGCCCCAGCCGCTTCCTGCAGAGAGAAGGGGCCTTGAGGAGTTGGAGGTGCCAG CGGACCCGCCACCATCCAGCCCTGCTCAGGAGGCCTTGGATCTCCTCTTTAACTGTGGGAGCACCGAGGAGGCATCCAGTTCCCCTGCCCGAGGCCCCCTCACCGAGGCTGAGCTTGCCTTGTTTGaccccttctccaaggaag AAGGTGCAGGACCCAGTCCTACCCACATAGGGGAGCTGGCAGCGTTGGAGGCAGGATCTGGAAGGCCGGACCAGGAACCCTGGGAGCCAGGTGGACAAGCAGAGGAGGACGATGAGGAAGGAGAGCCCGCCCCTGCCTATCTGAGCCAAGCCACAGAACTCATCACCCAGGCCCTACGGGACGAGAAGGCAGGCGCCTACCCTGCTGCTTTGCAGGGCTACCGGGACGGCGTGCACATCCTGCTCCAGGGAGTTCCTG GTGACCCATCACCTGCCCGCCGAGAGGGTGTGAAGAAGAAGGCGGCCGAGTACCTGAAGCGGGCAGAGGAAATCCTGCACCTGCATCTGTCCTAA
- the SNX15 gene encoding sorting nexin-15 isoform X3 yields the protein MSRQAKDDFLRHYTVSDPRTHPKGYTEYKVTAQFISKRDPEDVKEVVVWKRYSDFRKLHGDLAYTHRNLFRRLEEFPAFPRGQVFGRFEASVIEERRKGAEDLLRFTVHIPALNNSPQLKEFFRGGEVTRPSEVSGDLHILPPPLIPTPPPDEPRVQPHETWLPQPLPAERRGLEELEVPEGAGPSPTHIGELAALEAGSGRPDQEPWEPGGQAEEDDEEGEPAPAYLSQATELITQALRDEKAGAYPAALQGYRDGVHILLQGVPGDPSPARREGVKKKAAEYLKRAEEILHLHLS from the exons ATGTCCCGGCAGGCGAAAGACGACTTTCTGCGACACTACACAGTCTCCGACCCCCGGACCCACCCCAAGGGCTACACTGAATACAAAGTGACGGCGCAG TTCATCTCAAAGAGGGACCCGGAGGATGTCAAAGAG GTGGTGGTCTGGAAGCGGTACAGTGACTTTCGAAAGCTGCACGGAGACCTGGCCTACACCCACCGCAACCTCTTCCGCCGCCTCGAGGAGTTCCCAGCCTTTCCCCGCGGCCAGGTGTTTG GCCGGTTTGAAGCCTCGGTGATTGAGGAGCGGCGAAAGGGGGCCGAGGACTTGCTTCGCTTCACTGTGCACATCCCCGCGCTCAACAACAGCCCCCAGCTCAAGGAGTTCTTCCGG GGTGGGGAGGTGACACGGCCCTCCGAGGTGTCCGGAGACCTGCACATCCTGCCCCCGCCTCTGATTCCCACACCACCGCCCGACGAGCCCCGGGTCCAGCCTCATGAGACTTGGTTGCCCCAGCCGCTTCCTGCAGAGAGAAGGGGCCTTGAGGAGTTGGAGGTGCCAG AAGGTGCAGGACCCAGTCCTACCCACATAGGGGAGCTGGCAGCGTTGGAGGCAGGATCTGGAAGGCCGGACCAGGAACCCTGGGAGCCAGGTGGACAAGCAGAGGAGGACGATGAGGAAGGAGAGCCCGCCCCTGCCTATCTGAGCCAAGCCACAGAACTCATCACCCAGGCCCTACGGGACGAGAAGGCAGGCGCCTACCCTGCTGCTTTGCAGGGCTACCGGGACGGCGTGCACATCCTGCTCCAGGGAGTTCCTG GTGACCCATCACCTGCCCGCCGAGAGGGTGTGAAGAAGAAGGCGGCCGAGTACCTGAAGCGGGCAGAGGAAATCCTGCACCTGCATCTGTCCTAA
- the ARL2 gene encoding ADP-ribosylation factor-like protein 2 isoform X1 produces MQETKWTGVQSLRGKIPWTGNGNPSQGLDNAGKTTILKKFNGEDIDTISPTLGFNIKTLEHRGFKLNIWDVGGQKSLRSYWRNYFESTDGLIWVVDSADRQRMQDCQRELQNLLVEERLAGATLLIFANKQDLPGALSSNAIREALELDSIRSHHWCIQGCSAVTGENLLPGIDWLLDDISSRIFMAD; encoded by the exons atgcaggagacgaaatGGACGGGTGTTCAGTCCCTacgtgggaagatcccctggacaggaaatggcaacccctccca GGGCCTGGACAATGCTGGCAAGACGACCATCCTCAAGAAGTTCAACGGTGAAGACATCGACACCATCTCCCCCACACTGGGCTTCAACATCAAGACCTTGGAGCACCGAGG ATTCAAGCTGAACATTTGGGATGTGGGCGGCCAGAAGTCCCTGCGGTCCTACTGGCGGAACTACTTTGAGAGCACCGACGGCCTCATCTGGGTGGTGGACAGCGCCGACCGCCAACGCATGCAGGACTGCCAGCGGGAGCTCCAGAACCTGTTGGTGGAGGAG CGCCTGGCCGGAGCGACCCTCCTCATCTTTGCCAACAAGCAAGACCTGCCCGGAGCACTGTCCTCTAACGCCATCCGCGAG gccctggagctggactccatcCGTAGCCACCACTGGTGCATCCAGGGCTGCAGTGCCGTCACCGGGGAGAACCTGCTGCCTGGCATCGACTGGCTCCTGGATGACATCTCCAGCCGCATCTTCATGGCCGACTGA
- the ARL2 gene encoding ADP-ribosylation factor-like protein 2 isoform X2, translating into MGLLTILKKMKQKERELRLLMLGLDNAGKTTILKKFNGEDIDTISPTLGFNIKTLEHRGFKLNIWDVGGQKSLRSYWRNYFESTDGLIWVVDSADRQRMQDCQRELQNLLVEERLAGATLLIFANKQDLPGALSSNAIREALELDSIRSHHWCIQGCSAVTGENLLPGIDWLLDDISSRIFMAD; encoded by the exons ATGGGGCTTCTGACCATACTGAAGAAGATGAAGCAGAAAGAGCGGGAGCTGCGACTGCTCATGCT GGGCCTGGACAATGCTGGCAAGACGACCATCCTCAAGAAGTTCAACGGTGAAGACATCGACACCATCTCCCCCACACTGGGCTTCAACATCAAGACCTTGGAGCACCGAGG ATTCAAGCTGAACATTTGGGATGTGGGCGGCCAGAAGTCCCTGCGGTCCTACTGGCGGAACTACTTTGAGAGCACCGACGGCCTCATCTGGGTGGTGGACAGCGCCGACCGCCAACGCATGCAGGACTGCCAGCGGGAGCTCCAGAACCTGTTGGTGGAGGAG CGCCTGGCCGGAGCGACCCTCCTCATCTTTGCCAACAAGCAAGACCTGCCCGGAGCACTGTCCTCTAACGCCATCCGCGAG gccctggagctggactccatcCGTAGCCACCACTGGTGCATCCAGGGCTGCAGTGCCGTCACCGGGGAGAACCTGCTGCCTGGCATCGACTGGCTCCTGGATGACATCTCCAGCCGCATCTTCATGGCCGACTGA
- the SNX15 gene encoding sorting nexin-15 isoform X2 produces the protein MSRQAKDDFLRHYTVSDPRTHPKGYTEYKVTAQVVVWKRYSDFRKLHGDLAYTHRNLFRRLEEFPAFPRGQVFGRFEASVIEERRKGAEDLLRFTVHIPALNNSPQLKEFFRGGEVTRPSEVSGDLHILPPPLIPTPPPDEPRVQPHETWLPQPLPAERRGLEELEVPADPPPSSPAQEALDLLFNCGSTEEASSSPARGPLTEAELALFDPFSKEEGAGPSPTHIGELAALEAGSGRPDQEPWEPGGQAEEDDEEGEPAPAYLSQATELITQALRDEKAGAYPAALQGYRDGVHILLQGVPGDPSPARREGVKKKAAEYLKRAEEILHLHLS, from the exons ATGTCCCGGCAGGCGAAAGACGACTTTCTGCGACACTACACAGTCTCCGACCCCCGGACCCACCCCAAGGGCTACACTGAATACAAAGTGACGGCGCAG GTGGTGGTCTGGAAGCGGTACAGTGACTTTCGAAAGCTGCACGGAGACCTGGCCTACACCCACCGCAACCTCTTCCGCCGCCTCGAGGAGTTCCCAGCCTTTCCCCGCGGCCAGGTGTTTG GCCGGTTTGAAGCCTCGGTGATTGAGGAGCGGCGAAAGGGGGCCGAGGACTTGCTTCGCTTCACTGTGCACATCCCCGCGCTCAACAACAGCCCCCAGCTCAAGGAGTTCTTCCGG GGTGGGGAGGTGACACGGCCCTCCGAGGTGTCCGGAGACCTGCACATCCTGCCCCCGCCTCTGATTCCCACACCACCGCCCGACGAGCCCCGGGTCCAGCCTCATGAGACTTGGTTGCCCCAGCCGCTTCCTGCAGAGAGAAGGGGCCTTGAGGAGTTGGAGGTGCCAG CGGACCCGCCACCATCCAGCCCTGCTCAGGAGGCCTTGGATCTCCTCTTTAACTGTGGGAGCACCGAGGAGGCATCCAGTTCCCCTGCCCGAGGCCCCCTCACCGAGGCTGAGCTTGCCTTGTTTGaccccttctccaaggaag AAGGTGCAGGACCCAGTCCTACCCACATAGGGGAGCTGGCAGCGTTGGAGGCAGGATCTGGAAGGCCGGACCAGGAACCCTGGGAGCCAGGTGGACAAGCAGAGGAGGACGATGAGGAAGGAGAGCCCGCCCCTGCCTATCTGAGCCAAGCCACAGAACTCATCACCCAGGCCCTACGGGACGAGAAGGCAGGCGCCTACCCTGCTGCTTTGCAGGGCTACCGGGACGGCGTGCACATCCTGCTCCAGGGAGTTCCTG GTGACCCATCACCTGCCCGCCGAGAGGGTGTGAAGAAGAAGGCGGCCGAGTACCTGAAGCGGGCAGAGGAAATCCTGCACCTGCATCTGTCCTAA